One Geitlerinema sp. PCC 9228 genomic window, CAATCAACTGAGAAAGTGCTATGTCTACAGTTTTAATTGTGGAAGATGATTTGGTAAATGCCCGCGTTTTTTCTAAAATTCTTACCAAGCGCGGCAAAATGCAAGTCAAACACACCGAAGATGTAAATGAAGTAATCTCGAGCGCTCAATCTGGGGAAGTGGATTTGATTTTAATGGATGTTTCCCTTTCTCGCAGTATGTACGAAGGCAAGGCGGTGGATGGGATTAAAATTACCCAAATGTTGAAATCCGACCCCAAGACTGCGAATTTACCAGTGATTTTGGTGACGGCTCATGCCATGGCGGGCGATCGCGAAACCTTTCTCGAACAAAGCGGTGCCGATAGCTATATCTCCAAGCCGGTGGTCGATCACCAAGAGTTTGTCGAACACATTCAATCGTTGCTCGATCGCAAGTGAAAGTTTTATAGCATTTTTCCCTCCCTGCGATGAGCTTTTCTTTTTTTATCTAGTTTTATTTTTCCTCCAACTACCAACAAACAATGACGCTCTATCCCAAAAAGTTTTTTGCCCCAAAAATATAGTGAGGTTCGTGGCCATGATGGTCTTTCGGAAAAATCCATCAAATTTCTACATTCTTTTTAAATTCTCTAGTTTGGTAGTTTTTATAGTTGCTCGACGCCAACAGTGGGCAAGTACCAAAAACGAGCCATCTATCAAATCAATTTCGCATTTGTTTATATTTTTTAGACATTATCTTTTTTTAAGATAATTTCTACCAAATTCTCCAAAACTTGCCGCAATCTAATTTGCAACATTTTATAAAAAATAGCTAATAAATACGCTCTCCTCTCCAATCAAACAAGTACTCTTGTTACAATAGATGTATCGTTATTTCCCACGATCGATCTGAAAGGGAAAATCAAGACTTGTTTGGCAGCGGCAACATAGGGCGATCGCGAAATCATTATGCAGGACGGAGTACATCCAAAATGGAGTTCAATCGCGAAAACGAGCGGGGCTGGAACTGGGCGAACTTTGGTTCCTTACCCCCCATCCGAATCACTGAAATTTCATTGGAAAGACATTTGAGTTTTACTGAGTCCCCTTTAGAGACTTCTTCCGCAAAATTGATTTGCCGGTTTGCTCCCAACGGTACAATTACCTTCGTTAACGAAACCTTTAGCCGCCATTTGGGGCAGCCAGCAGCACAGACCATTGGCAGCAATATTTTCCACTGGCTGAGCAACACAGAATGGGATACTTTTCAAGCCTACTTACGCTCCTTTTGTCCGGAAAACCCCATCGGCGTTCACCAACAAAAAATACTGACGGCTGACGGTCGCTTATGTATCCAACACTGGCAAACCTGTGCTTTTTTTGACGTGCAAGGGCAGGTTTTAGAGTTTCAAGCCGTGGGCGTCGATTTAAACAACACCGAACACCTGGCTGCTCAATTGCGCCAAAGTCAAGAACAAATTGCCAGCATTGCTGCCAACATTCCCGGTTGCGTGTATCGGATTCACTGTCTGGAAGAAAGACCAACCAGGCAACCCCATCTGTACGTGTCCTTTATCAGTGCCGGAGTGCAAGATTTGTTGGGGGTAGAGCCCTCGCAAGTACTTGCCGATCCCAGGTATCTGTTGCAACATATCCATCCAGAAGACCAACCGCAGTTGGTACAAGTGATGGAAAAAGCGCGATCGCAGCAGATATCCACTTATTTAGAATATCGGATTTTCCCCAGTGGCGGCGAACTCAAATGGGTGCGCGATAGCATTCATTCTTCCCGTACCGATAGTGGTCAGATGGTTATTGATGGAGTTTTGCTGGATATTACCGATCGCAAACAAGCGGAACAAGAAGTACGCGATCGCGAAGAACAATTCCGCCTGCTCGCCAGCCAGTCTCCCATGGGGATTTTCCAAACCAACGACCGCAAAGAAGTGATTTTTGTCAGCCAGCGTTGGTGCGAACTGACGGGACTGACCCCAGAACAAGCTTACCGGCAGGAGTGGCCTTGCGCTCTCCATCCCGAAGATAAAGACACATTTTTAGCAGCTTGGGCAACCGCCGAAACCCAACCCTTGAGCAAAATGGAATTTCGATTTCAAAGACCAGATGGCAGCATCGCTTGGGTTTTGGGGAAAGCACGTCCGTGGTACAGCGAAAAAGGGGAATTTCGCGGTTTGATTGGCACTTTGCTAGATATCACCGAACGCAAACAAGCCGAGGCTTCCCTACGAAAATCGCAACAGTTCTTGCAGCTGGTTTTAGAAAATATTCCCGATTTTGTCTTTTGGAAGGATTTTCACTCCGTGTATCTGGGATGCAACCGCAATTTTGCCCGTTTGGTAGGGGTGGAAACCCCAGAAGCCATCGTTGGCAAAACCGATTTGGAACTATCCTGGAATCGGGAGGAAGCGGAAACCTTTCGCTCTTGGGACCGCTACGTCATGGACAACAACTGTCCCCAGTACCACATTGAAGAACAAGGGCGGCGTTCCGACAATACCCAGGGATGGTTCGATACCAGCAAAATTCCCCTACACGACGAGGCAGGCAATGTCATTGGCATTTTAGGCACTTTTGCCGATATTACTGAACGCAAGCATACGGAAGCCACGTTGCGCCAAAGCGAACACAAATACCGTTCCCTGGCTAAAATGTTTCCCAACGGCGTAGTGTCGGTTTTGGATAGCCAAATGTGCTATACCTTGAACGAAGGCCAAGCAGCGGAAGAGTTGGGATTTGCCGGAGATGTCATTGTGGGAAAAAGACCAGAGGAATTTTTACCTCCCCAGACTTGCCAGGTTTTGCTACCCGCTTTCCAACAAGCATTGGCCGGTGGTTCGCAAACAATCGAACTAGAATATGAAGGGCGGTATTTTCTGATTCACATTTCGCCGTTTGTACAAAATGATAATCAAACCCATGAAATTATCGCTGTTGCTCAAGATATTTGCGATCGCGTGCGGGCGGAACAGGCTTTGCGAGAAAGCCAGCAAAAATACCAAACCCTATTTGAAATTTTACCCGTAGGTGTTTCTATTCTCGATAATACCGGAAAGCTTATAGAAGCTAATACTGCTTCCGAAAAAATTTTCGGCGTATCTCGCTCGGAACACAATGATAGTAACTATCAAGAGACGACATGGAAAGCCATGTATGTTGATGGCACGCCTTTGGACAAAAACTCGTCTCCTTGGGCGATCGCATTGCGGGAAAACCGTACGGTTTCTCAAAGCTGTTTGGGACTACGCCACGCCAACGGCGAAACTCGCTGGTTGCAAGTCAAAGCTGCTCCCCTGCCGCTACCCGGTTATGGCGTAGCAGTTGCTTATATGGACATCAGCCAACAGCGACAAGTGGAAAAACGCTTGCGACAAATCAATCACTGTTTCCTGGAATTTGATAGCAACCACCTCGATAATATCAACACGCTGGTGAGAGTAGTTGGGGAACTGCTCCAGGCGCATTTGGTTTTGTACAATCACCTAGAAAACGATCGAATCATTAATTTTGGACAGTGGACCAGCGACGGCAGCGAACCAGTTTTTCCTTGTTCTGATTGTCCCATAGGCAGGCAATTGCTAGAACAGAACCAAAGCCAACAAACTTTCATCGGTCATGGGGAAGACCTAAACGCAATGGAATGTCAGTCCCAGCTTTCCCAGCGTTTCCAAACCTACATGGGGTGTGCGGTTCGCTACCAAGGAAAAAATGTAGGTTGTTTGTGTTTGTTCTATCAAAACCATCGCGACTTCTCCAACGAAGATTTGGATTTGCTCAGCATCGTTGCTTCGGCATTGGGGGTAGAAGAAGACCGCTACCAGGTCCATCAAACCTTACAACTACAAGCGGAACGGGAACGTTTGAGCAAAGCGATCGCGCAAAAAATCTATCGCTCTCTCTACCTAGAAGATATTTTAGATACTACCGTTACTGACGTGCGTTCTATTTTGCAAAGCGATCGCGTTTTGGTGTACTGCTTGCATGAAAATCGTTCCGGAACCATCGTCGCCGAAGCCACCCATCCCGAGATTGCTTCGCTTTTGCACAGAAGTTTTTCGCCAGCTTGTTTTCCCGAAAGTTGCTACCAAAAATACCAACGAGGGGAAATCGGTACCATTGATGACATCACCCAAGGTCCGTTTTCCCCTTGTTTTGTGGAGTTTATGGAAAGTATTGGCGCGCAGTCGGCACTCGTTATCCCCATTCAACGCTGGCAACCGCATGTCACCACCAACGCCACCGACCCCCAAGAGACTACCTTATGGGGATTGCTGATTGTCCATCAATGCCGTTTTGTCCGCCACTGGCAAGCATGGGAAAAAGAATGGTTGCGTCAAATTGCTACCCAAGCCGGGATTGCCATCCAACAATCGCAACTGTACCAGCAACTGCAAGCCACCAATACCGAACTGCAACATTTGGCTGCCATAGATTCGTTGACCAAGATTGCCAATCGCCGCCGGTTTGATGAATATTTGCACCACGAATGCTGGCGCTGCCAACAACAAGAGTTGCCTCTATCGTTAATTTTGTGCGATATTGACTTTTTTAAATCCTACAACGATACCTACGGTCACCCCCAGGGGGATAGCTGCCTGCAAGAGGTAGCGGCCATCATCCAGAAAGTTCTCAAACGGTCTACCGATATTGTGGCGCGCTATGGCGGCGAAGAATTTGCCATTATTTTACCGGAGACTGACAATCAAGGGGCGGTTCGAGTGGCTGAAACCATTCGCCAGCAGATTTACCAACGTCACATCGAACACCGAAGTTCTGCTATTGCTGCTCATATCACCCTCAGCTTTGGCATCGCCACCACCGGTCCGCTGGTGTATGTTGATGGTACGGAATTGGTGAACCGTTCCGACCGCGCCTTGTACGAAGCTAAGAATTTAGGTCGCGATCGCATCTGTATTTATAAATATAAACAGGTGCGTCATGGAATTTGACCCCCATACAAAATACGATTCGATACAATAGACAATGCTACCCATACAGTTCGTTTTTTAGAAAGTTTTTCGATTTTTTTATGCCTACCGCACCGGTTCCATCCGACCAATCGCAAGGGGTTGATGCTCCCAAACATGGATTGCCCGTTACCATTATTACCGGGTTCCTGGGCAGTGGCAAAACCACTTTGCTCAATCACATTTTGACCAACCAGCAGGGATTGAAAACTGCTGTATTGGTCAACGAATTTGGCGAAATCGGGATTGACAACGATTTGATTGTCAGTACCGAAGACAATATGGTGGCCTTGAGCAATGGCTGCATTTGCTGCACCATCAACAATGATTTGATGGATGCGGTCTACCAAGTTTTGGAACGTCCGGAAAATGTGGATTACCTGGTGGTGGAAACCACGGGATTGGCTGACCCGTTGCCAGTAGCTATGACCTTTTTGGGGACGGAACTGCGGGATATGACCCGCTTGGATTCGATTATTACCCTGGTGGATTGCGAAAACTACAGTGTGGATTTGTTTAACAGTCAAACGGCTTACAGCCAAATTGCCTACGGGGATATTATTCTGCTGAACAAGACCGATTTGGTGGACGAAGCTGATGTGGATTTGCTGGAGAGCAAAATTCGCGATATTAAATCCGATGCTCGGATTCTGCGTACGGTGCGATCGCAAGTTCCCTTGCCTTTGATTCTCAGCGTGGGTTTGTTTGAATCCGATCGCTATTTTAAAGATAGCGACCACGACCACCACCACGACCACCACCACGACCACCACCACGACCACCACCACGACCACCACCACGACCACCACCACCACGACCACCACGACCATCAAAATCATTTAGAGGTGGATGGGTTCAGTTCTCTTTCTTTTGAAAGTAAACAACCGTTCGATCTGCGGAAATTTCAATATTTTCTGGACAACCAACTGCCATCTACAATTTTCCGCGCCAAAGGGATTCTCTGGTTCAAAGAAAGCTCTCAACGCCATATTTTCCATTTGAGTGGCAAACGCTTTGCTATTGACGATGACGAGTGGAAAACCGAACCGAAAAACCAACTGGTTCTTATTGGTCAAAATTTAGATAGCGAAAAACTGCGATCGCAGCTCAACGAGTGTCTAACCCAGTAAGCTAGCCAAACATGCGCGTACTTTTGCAACGGGTCACAGCTTCGGAGGTAACGGTCAACGGCAAGGTCATTGGCAAAATTGGCCGGGGTCTTAACTTGCTGGTGGGGATTTCCCAAAACGATACCGAAGAACAAATCGATTGGATGGCACGTAAATGCTTGCAACTGCGCGTGTTTCCCGACGAAGCCGGCAAATTATGGCAGTATTCGGTGCAAGACATCGGCGGCGATATTTTGGCGGTCAGTCAGTTCACCCTGTACGGAGACTGTCGCAAAGGTCGCCGACCTTCCTTTGATGCCTCAGCCGCACCCGATCGGGCTTTAGCACATTACTACGAATTTGTCAAGAAACTGCGTGCCAGCGGTTTGCGGGTAGAAACTGGGGAATTTGGTGCCACCATGGAAGTCGCGATCGCCAATGACGGACCCGTCACCTTGCTTTTAGAACGCTAGAGAAGCCCTTTTCGGGAGAAAGTTGCTGTTGGTGGAAAAATTACGTTAAATTTAATTAAGAATCTGATAAAAAATTGGCGCTAGCAACGCCGATGGACCCAAAAAAACCGGTAAAAATCACCAAGCTAGGGATTTTCCAGTTGTTCGCCGAACAACCACCAAACCGGGTTTTCCCAGCCTCCCACCTACTGAAATCATTGTATGGATAGAGAGGTTTTGCTCTTTCAGCTAGAGGATATAGTATGAAATTTTCTTGGAGAGTTATTCTACTTTGGACGTTGCCCCTGCTAGTCGTGGGATTCTTCCTGTGGCAAGGCGCTTTCCCCGGCGCAGTCGGCGACTCCGGCAGAAACACCGCTAGCAGCCAACTGAGCTACGGTCGTTTCCTTGACTACCTCGATGCCGGTCGGGTAACCAACGTAGAAATTTATGATGGCGGTCGTACAGCCGTCGTTGAAGCAATGGACCCCGATCTAGACAATCGCATGCAGCGGTTGCGGGTAGATCTTCCCGGCAACACCCCAGAACTGGTTTCCAAACTGCGGGAAGAACAGGTCAGCTTTGACGTACATCCTCCCAGCAACGACGGTGCCATTTGGGGCATTTTGGGGAACTTAATTTTCCCCATCTTGTTAATTGCGGGATTGTTCTTCCTATTTCGCCGATCCAACAACGTCGGTGGCGGTCCCGGACAAGCCATGAACTTCGGCAAATCCAAAGCTCGTTTTCAAATGGAAGCCAAAACTGGCGTTGTTTTTGAAGACGTAGCCGGCGTTGACGAAGCCAAGGAAGAACTGCAAGAAGTGGTCAGCTTCTTGAAAAAACCAGAACGGTTCACCGCTGTCGGTGCCAAAATTCCCAAAGGTGTTTTGCTCATCGGTCCGCCGGGAACCGGGAAAACCATGCTTGCTAAGGCCATTGCCGGGGAAGCTGGCGTGCCTTTCTTTAGCATCTCCGGTTCCGAATTCGTAGAAATGTTCGTTGGGGTCGGTGCTTCCCGGGTACGCGACCTGTTCAAGAAAGCCAAAGAAAACGCCCCTTGTATCATCTTCATCGACGAAATTGACGCAGTGGGTCGCCAACGGGGGGCTGGCATTGGCGGTGGCAACGACGAACGGGAACAAACCCTCAACCAGTTGCTCACGGAAATGGATGGTTTTGAGGGCAACGCCGGCATTATCATCATCGCTGCCACCAACCGTCCCGACGTTCTTGACCCGGCGATTCTGCGTCCCGGACGTTTCGACCGACAAATCAGCGTGGATGCCCCAGACCTCAAAGGTCGCCTTTCCATTCTCAGCGTACACGCGCGCAACAAGAAACTGGCACCAGAGGTGGACTTGGAAGGCATTGCCCGACGGACCCCTGGGTTCACGGGTGCCGATTTGGCCAACCTATTGAACGAGGCAGCTATTCTCACGGCCCGTCGCCGCAAAGATGCCATGACCATGGCGGAAATCAACGATGCCATCGACCGGGTGGTTGCCGGTATGGAAGGGACACCGCTGGTGGATGGCAAGACCAAACGCCTCATTGCCTACCACGAAGTCGGTCACGCTTTGATTGGTACCCTGCGTCCCCACCACGACCCAGTGCAGAAGGTGACCTTGGTGCCCCGGGGGCAAGCACGTGGCTTGACTTGGTTTATGCCAGGGGAAGAACAAACCCTGGTTTCCCGCGCCCAATTGATGGACCGGATTATGGGTGCTTTGGGCGGTCGCGCTGCCGAAGAGGTGGTGTTCGGACACGCAGAAGTAACCACTGGTGCCGGTGGCGACTTGCAGCAGCTGACGGCGATGGCACGGCAAATGGTGACCCGCTTTGGCATGTCGGATTTGGGTCCGCTGTCGCTGGAGTCGCAATCGGATGAGGTGTTCTTAGGACGCGATTTGATGTCCCGTTCTAAGTATTCTGAGGAAATTGCTTCTCGCGTGGATGCGCAGGTACGCGCAATTGTGGAACACTGCCACGAAGAAGCCCGTCGCTTGATTCGGGAAAATCGGGCCGCTGTCGATCGCTTGGTGGACCTGTTGATTGAGAAGGAAACCATCGATGGCGAAGAGTTCCGTCAAATTGTGGCTGAGTACACGGAAGTACCGGAGAAGGAACAGTATACGGTGAGCTTGCAGTCGTAATTCTTGAGTAACTCGCTGTTGTTTGAAGCTTGGGGCGATCGCGATCGCCCTTTTTTTATATCTGCTTTCTGTTTCCCTTCTGTGGCGGAATTGGGATGTTTTTTGTTCTGGGGAACCGTGCAAACCAAAGCGATCGCTACTAAGATTGTCAGTGATATGGTTTGCAGAGAAACAGGTATTCCATCGTGAATTTCTTCGTTCTAGCTCTGGGCATTGTGCTCGTGGTGCTAGCCATTGGTATTGCCATTTATCTAGCCAGCGCCCGTCCCTTTAAATCTCCCGAGTCCGTTGCCAACTCCTACGACCAATGGACGCAAGATGGCATTTTGGAATTTTATTGGGGCGAACATATCCATTTAGGATACTACGGTTCGCCCCCCCAGAAAAAAGATTTTCTAGAAGCCAAAGCCGATTTTGTTCGAGAAATGGCTCATTGGGGAGGATTGGACCAACTTCCCCCAGGAACCACAGTTTTAGATGTGGGATGTGGCATTGGGGGGAGCAGCCGCCTTTTGGCCCGGGAATATGGTTTTTCCGTCACAGGTGTAACCATTAGTCCCCAGCAAGTGAGGCGCGCTCAAGAACTTACCCCCGAAGACCTGGCGGCCAAATTCTTGGTCAACGATGCCATGTCTCTATCTTTTCCCGATGCTAGTTTTGACGTGGTCTGGTCCATCGAAACCGGACCTCATATTCCCGACAAAAAAGCTTTTGCAAACGAATTACTGCGGGTGTTAAAACCAGGCGGTATTCTCGTAGTGGCTGACTGGAATCAAAGGGACGACCGAGAAAAACCCCTCAATTTTTGGGAAAAACCGGTTATGCGGCAACTGCTCGACCAATGGTCCCATCCCGCCTTTTCCAGTATTGAAAGTTTTTCCGAACTGTTGGTATCTACAGGATTGGTAGAAGGTCAAGTAAGAACGGATGATTGGACCGAACCAACCCTTCCTTCCTGGATCGACTCCATTTGGCAAGGGGTGGTTCGTCCTCAAGGATGGATGCGTTACGGTCTCACTGGCTTTATGAAATCCGTACGGGAAGTACCGACTATGCTGTTAATGCGGCTGGCCTTTGGTGCTGGTCTTTGCCGCTTTGGCATGTTTCGCGCGGTGCGAGCCACCTCACCAAGCGAACTGCAAACAACGGCATCCGGTCAAACAGTGGAAAGCCAATAGACCAAGGTGGTGCCATTTTCACCAATTGCTGCCAGATATGAATTGCAAAGCCCCCCTGTTGGGGGGTTCTACTATTTCTCCAATATTTTTTCCAGCGAGCATCGGGACCCTTTTGCATAGGGGATTGGCGAAATCAATCTATCAGAGAAATTAGAAAATTCCAGGCAATCATTCATTATTTTTTAGAAATTCTATAAAAAATCTGCGATCGCACCATCGTTGCCCTTCTCCCTCCTTCTGACTCAGACAATTTTTGCCATCGCCCAAGCCATCAAAATTTCTCCCACAACCACCCAATCCCCCTTCCAAAAAGCCCGCAGCTTGTGATAAATTAGAAAGGTTGTCAAATCCGCACATCCAGGATTTCGGGTGTTTTCCCTATCGGCAAATGTTGTGGAAATCTCCCTGGGTGGAGGATGAACCCGAAAGGAGCAAAACTTATGGCAGTTGTATCTCTTCCCGAACTTCTCGAAGCTGGGGTTCACTTTGGGCACCAAGCGCGCCGGTGGAACCCCAAAATGAAACCCTATATTTTCACCGTCCGCAACGGCATTCACATCATTGACCTGGTGCAAACCGCGGCCTTGATGGAAGAAGCCTACGAATACGTACGTAACTCCGCTGAAAAAGGCAAAAAATTCCTCTTCGTTGGTACCAAACGCCAAGCCGCCGGCATCATCCAACAAGAATCCCAACGTTGCGGCGGCTACTACGTCAACCAACGCTGGTTGGGAGGCATGCTCACCAACTGGGCCACCATTAAAACCCGGGTAGAGCGTTTAAAAGAACTGGAACGCCTCGAAGAAACCGGTGCCTTATCCCTACGACCCAAAAAAGAAGCAGCCACCCTGCGGCGGGAATTAGAAAAACTGCAAAAATACTTGGGCGGTATCCGCAGCATGCGCAAAGTTCCCGACATTGCCATCATCGTAGACGTTCGTCGGGAGTACAACGCCGTCTCCGAGTGCCAAAAACTCGGTATCCCCATTCTATCCTTGCTAGACACCAACTGCGACCCATCAGCCGTGGATATTCCCATTCCCGGCAACGACGATGCCATTCGTTCCATCAAACTCATCCTCGGCAAACTCGCCGATGCCATTTACGAAGGTCGTCACGGTCAGCCTAGCGAGTCGGAAGAATTTAACGAGGATGTCCTCGATGAATACGACGAATACGAGGAAGAATACGACGACGAAGAAGAAGAAGAGTTCGCCGAAGCCGGTGTTGCTGCCACCGGGTCCGACTCTGACGAAGACCAAGACCAAGAAAGTTAGCACCCCCCGGCTGAAGCACGGGAGCTTCATGCCTCCAGCTTCAGGTAGCTGAGCAACCTAAGTCTTCACTAATTGACTACGTTTTCAGGTCATGGCACCTACAAATGCTTTTGGTGTTTGTCGCTCTGCCGTTAACGGTTAAACTGCCCTATCAGGGGGAAAGCAGTACCGTTCCCCCCACAAACCCTAAAAACATTGGCAAGAAAAACATAACGCCGTACAGAGTAACCGAAAGAGCGGAAACTGTACCTCTTTTCGCTATCGGTGGACGTGGGGAAAGCGACTAAAGTTGCCGTTCGTTTTTCCTCCCGGCGCTAAAGCGACAGGGCTTCCAAACGTATCAATGTACTGGCATTATGCCACCATAACTGTATGAGTAAAATTTGCAGCACAAGTCAATCGAGCGCCTAAAGACAAGAAACTGTCGGCAGCACTGGAGTATCTGTGTAGAGAATCCAATAAGCTCTACAACTGCACTCTCTATCTGGCTCGGCAGCTTGACTTCAAGGCGGGGAAATTCTTCAATGGTTCCTGGTTGTCCAGCCAAATGAAGCTCAATTCCCACATGAAGGCGCTCTATACCAGTGCGGCTCAACCAACTTGCATTTCGGTGGGCAAAGCGTTTAAGAGTTTCAAGGAGCTGCTGAAGCCGTGGCGTAAGGGTGAATTACCAGAAAAGCCAAAGCCACCCCAATATCGAACCTCTGATAGTCGGTTTCAAATCGGCTATCCCCAGCGTTGGCTGAAGCTAGTAGATGGGGTAGTCAAGGTTCCCATGGGGAAAGCTTGCAAGACTTGGTTCAACCTGTCTGAAGTCTTCCTGCCATTCCCGACCCATCTTGACTGGAACCAGGTTCAAAAGTTGCAGATTGTCCCTAGGGCTGGGTACTTCGATGTAGTCTGGATCGGTAAAGGAAAGCCGGTTGAGCCGGTTGATTTCGCTCCAGACAAAGCCCTATCTATTGACCCAGGCTTAAACAACTGGTTGACCTGCACCACGACTGAGGGGACCAGCTTCCTTGTGGATGGCAAGCATCTGAAATCGCTGAATCAGTGGTACAACAAGCGAGTTGCCAACATCAAAGAAGGCAAAGATAAATACTTCTGGTGCAACCCGCTAGACCGAATCACGGGCAAGCGAAATCATCAGATGCGGGAGGCCGTCAACCAAGCCACTCGGATTGCGAACGAGCATTGCCTGGAACCTGGCATTGGCACCATTGTCTTGGGCTGGAATCAAAGCCAAAAGCAACGGTCTGAAATGGGTCGCAAAACCAACCAAAAGTTGGTCTTCGTCCCATCTTCAAGGCTGAAAAAGCGCATCCAACAGCTTGCGGAGCAATACGGTATTATTTTTATCGAACAGGAAGACAGTTATACGTCAAAGGTTGCAGCGCTAGACTTGGATGTGATTCCCGTATTCGGTAAAAAATCCGGGGGATGGAAACCATCTGGTAAGCGTGTGAAGCGTGGCTTGTCCCGTTCAGCCGATGGAACTGAAGTCAATGCTGATGCAAAGGCTCGGTGGAATATCGGCAGAAAAGCAAACGTAACCGGGATGCAAAGCACCCCGGCAACAGGCGTATTGACTTCACCTAAGCGTCTGAGGTGATGGGATCTACCGCATGTCCATCCGATTCGGAAGTGCTGAAACTCCCTCCAGGGAATTCCTGTCGTTTTAGCGCGGGGAGTAGTCACGGCTATTCCTTTCTCAACCATATCGATCCTGTTGATATCGACTCTTGAGTTCAATTTTCGTTAAACTTGAAGCGCTCAATTCTAACAACGATTCGTAGTAGTAGAGTAGGACCTGGGAAATCATGGCGGATATATCTGCAAAACTGGTTAAAGAACTGCGCGAAAGCACCGGCGCTGGCATGATGGATTGCAAAAAAGCGCTCCAAGAAAGCGATGGCGACATGGAAAAAGCCAAGGAGTGGCTACGCCAGAAAGGAATTACCTCGGCGGAGAAAAAAGCCGGTCGTCTCGCAGCAGAAGGCATGGTAGACAGCTACATCCACGCTGGTGGCAGATTGGGAGTTTTGGTAGAAGTCAACTGCGAAACCGACTTTGTGGCTCGCAATGACGATTTTAAAGAACTCGTCCACGATATTGCCATGCAAATTGCTGCTTGTCCTAACGTGGAATATGTCAGCAGAGATGAAATTCCCCAATCTGTCATTGATAAAGAAAAACAAGTGGAAATGGGTCGCGAAGACCTAGCCAACAAACCCGAAAACATTCGCGAAAAAATTGTCCAAGGCAGGATTGACAAGCGGTTAAAA contains:
- a CDS encoding response regulator; its protein translation is MSTVLIVEDDLVNARVFSKILTKRGKMQVKHTEDVNEVISSAQSGEVDLILMDVSLSRSMYEGKAVDGIKITQMLKSDPKTANLPVILVTAHAMAGDRETFLEQSGADSYISKPVVDHQEFVEHIQSLLDRK
- a CDS encoding PAS domain S-box protein; its protein translation is MSFTESPLETSSAKLICRFAPNGTITFVNETFSRHLGQPAAQTIGSNIFHWLSNTEWDTFQAYLRSFCPENPIGVHQQKILTADGRLCIQHWQTCAFFDVQGQVLEFQAVGVDLNNTEHLAAQLRQSQEQIASIAANIPGCVYRIHCLEERPTRQPHLYVSFISAGVQDLLGVEPSQVLADPRYLLQHIHPEDQPQLVQVMEKARSQQISTYLEYRIFPSGGELKWVRDSIHSSRTDSGQMVIDGVLLDITDRKQAEQEVRDREEQFRLLASQSPMGIFQTNDRKEVIFVSQRWCELTGLTPEQAYRQEWPCALHPEDKDTFLAAWATAETQPLSKMEFRFQRPDGSIAWVLGKARPWYSEKGEFRGLIGTLLDITERKQAEASLRKSQQFLQLVLENIPDFVFWKDFHSVYLGCNRNFARLVGVETPEAIVGKTDLELSWNREEAETFRSWDRYVMDNNCPQYHIEEQGRRSDNTQGWFDTSKIPLHDEAGNVIGILGTFADITERKHTEATLRQSEHKYRSLAKMFPNGVVSVLDSQMCYTLNEGQAAEELGFAGDVIVGKRPEEFLPPQTCQVLLPAFQQALAGGSQTIELEYEGRYFLIHISPFVQNDNQTHEIIAVAQDICDRVRAEQALRESQQKYQTLFEILPVGVSILDNTGKLIEANTASEKIFGVSRSEHNDSNYQETTWKAMYVDGTPLDKNSSPWAIALRENRTVSQSCLGLRHANGETRWLQVKAAPLPLPGYGVAVAYMDISQQRQVEKRLRQINHCFLEFDSNHLDNINTLVRVVGELLQAHLVLYNHLENDRIINFGQWTSDGSEPVFPCSDCPIGRQLLEQNQSQQTFIGHGEDLNAMECQSQLSQRFQTYMGCAVRYQGKNVGCLCLFYQNHRDFSNEDLDLLSIVASALGVEEDRYQVHQTLQLQAERERLSKAIAQKIYRSLYLEDILDTTVTDVRSILQSDRVLVYCLHENRSGTIVAEATHPEIASLLHRSFSPACFPESCYQKYQRGEIGTIDDITQGPFSPCFVEFMESIGAQSALVIPIQRWQPHVTTNATDPQETTLWGLLIVHQCRFVRHWQAWEKEWLRQIATQAGIAIQQSQLYQQLQATNTELQHLAAIDSLTKIANRRRFDEYLHHECWRCQQQELPLSLILCDIDFFKSYNDTYGHPQGDSCLQEVAAIIQKVLKRSTDIVARYGGEEFAIILPETDNQGAVRVAETIRQQIYQRHIEHRSSAIAAHITLSFGIATTGPLVYVDGTELVNRSDRALYEAKNLGRDRICIYKYKQVRHGI
- a CDS encoding GTP-binding protein, yielding MPTAPVPSDQSQGVDAPKHGLPVTIITGFLGSGKTTLLNHILTNQQGLKTAVLVNEFGEIGIDNDLIVSTEDNMVALSNGCICCTINNDLMDAVYQVLERPENVDYLVVETTGLADPLPVAMTFLGTELRDMTRLDSIITLVDCENYSVDLFNSQTAYSQIAYGDIILLNKTDLVDEADVDLLESKIRDIKSDARILRTVRSQVPLPLILSVGLFESDRYFKDSDHDHHHDHHHDHHHDHHHDHHHDHHHHDHHDHQNHLEVDGFSSLSFESKQPFDLRKFQYFLDNQLPSTIFRAKGILWFKESSQRHIFHLSGKRFAIDDDEWKTEPKNQLVLIGQNLDSEKLRSQLNECLTQ
- the dtd gene encoding D-aminoacyl-tRNA deacylase, translated to MRVLLQRVTASEVTVNGKVIGKIGRGLNLLVGISQNDTEEQIDWMARKCLQLRVFPDEAGKLWQYSVQDIGGDILAVSQFTLYGDCRKGRRPSFDASAAPDRALAHYYEFVKKLRASGLRVETGEFGATMEVAIANDGPVTLLLER